TACTctacttgttgttgcttctgtTCGTCAGTGGTCGATCTCTCAGCTTGATCTCTCAGCTTGATGTCAAGAATGCCTTCCTTAATGGTGAGTTGCGTGAGGATGTATATATGCAACCACCACCGGGGTATTCTGTTCCAGAGGGCATGGTTTGTCATCTTCGTCGCTCTCTGTATGGCCTTAAACAGGCACCTCGAGCTTGGTTTGAGTGTTTCTCTTATGTTGTCACTGTTGTTGGTTTCTCTGCTAGTGACCATGATCCTGCGCTCTTCATACACTCTTCTTCTCGTGGTCGTACTCTTCTTCTCctgtatgttgatgatatgattATCATAGGGGATGATTCTCAGTTTATTGCCTTTGTTAAGGCTCGGCTTTGTGAGCAGTTTCTCATGTCTAATCTTGGTCCTCTTCGCTATTTTCTTGGGATTGAGGTTTCCTTTTCGTCTGACGGTTTCTTCTTATCCCGGGAGAAGTACATTCATGATCTTCTTGCTCGAGCCTCTCTGACTGATGAGCGTACGGTCGACACCCCGATGGAGCTTAACCTCCAGCTTTGTCCTACTGATGGTGAGCCTTTGGCGGATCCTACACGCTATCGCCATCTTGTTGGGAGTTTGGTCTATCTTGGTGTCACTCTTCTGGATATTTCTCATGCAGTACATATTCTCAGTCAGTTCGTTTCCACCCCCACACATATTCACTACAGCCATCTTCATCGTGCTCTGCGCTATCTGCGTGTCACTAGCTCTCACCGTCTTTTCTTTCCACGCTCCAATTCCTTGCAGCTCCGTGCTTACTCTGATGCTACATGGGCTAGTGATCCCTCTGCTCGCCGGTCCCTTTCTGCTTACTGTGTTTTCTTGAGTGGTTCTCTCATTGCTTGGAAGACTAAGAAGCAGACCGCGGTTTCCCGTTCTAGTGCAGAGGCTGAGTTGCGTGCTATGGCGCTGTTGACAACAGAGCTTTCCTAGTCACAGTGGCTACCTGAGGATTTTGGTGTTCCTTTGACTGGACCGACTCCTCTTCACTCTGACAGGGGCTATCAGTATTGCCCGGGATCCGGTGAAGTATGAGCTTACCAAGCATATTGGCGTCGATGTCTTCTTTGTTCGGTCTCAGGTTCAGGATCAGGTGGTTGTTCTTCAGTATGTGCCTTCGGAGCTTCAGGTTGCTGACTTCTTCACGAAGGCACAGACTAGTGCACAGCATAGTTACTTTCTCTCCAAACTCAGTGTTGTAGAtccaccatgagtttgaggggGGTGTTAGAGATATATTTCCTCTTTGTATATACCCCATTGTATAAGGGGTTATGTGCATATGTACCACCACCTGTACTCTACTTATATACGAGCCTATTGGCCCCTTGGGAATATAAGCTGATTATCCCTAACAGACAGAAACACATGGAGATGCTTAACCTTCTCCTTAATGGTCCTAACAACTTCGGAACTGGGTAACATGGCCTTCATGGCTATGTTTGATGGAAAATGCTGCATGTTAACTAAAACTGAACTGCGTTGCTGGAGGTCTGTGGGCTTTGAGTTCAAATTGTGGGAGTTGGCAACTGGTGCTGTTTTCATGGTGCTGAGTAGGTCTCAAGGATTCTCTTTTGTCACCATTTCCCAGTGTGGTTCATTTCtggagcttctggagctcatTATGTAGGATGGAGCAAGACAAGGTGCCAACTCTGTAGCTATGATGCTGATTGTGTCTACAGGGCCCCATCCTCAAGTATTATTGATGTATGGACGAGCATGTGCTTCTAATATTATAATATGTAACCACTATATGTTCCTGAGTGGAAGGATTCTCAGCGATTAGCATCCTTTATTCAGGATTGTGTTTGCATCTGAGGATATCCTTTATTTAGATTTATCACTTTCTCCCCAAGCAAACCCATGATGTCTTAATAATTCATACTATCTTTCACAATTGCATCTTCTGGTTTggcattaattttttttcccttttctctaGAGCAATTACTAGTGCATTCTGTTTCTGAAGTTCAGTTCTAGTAATTTCCTTTAAATTACCGATGTAAATTGCTGTATTTAGTTTCTCTTCTGCAATGATCCACATTTTGGTTATAAATATAATGGCTGGTTATGACTTTGCCTGCAACATTTGCATTATCTTAATTGACTTCGAGTCTACAGCACAGGTTGCAGTTTCTTTTACTCATATTAATTTCACTGGAGGTGTGGTTTTACCTTCCAGATTCCAAAAACCCAAAGACGAGCTTTATAACTTCATTGCTCTACTGTATCTGTTGTTGTGGGAACAAATGTGCCAGCATCCACAAAGTCTAGTGGagcttctttttttccttttcctttccctCCTATTTAAAATGTATTGTAACCTCAGTTGCACACGTGTTCCTCCTTTTATTTCCATTGGAAAGTAATGACTACTGACACGTGTTCCCCCAGAAAGCAGTCTTTTATGATGTCAGGTACTTCTAAATATACAATATAAATTGGCCACCACTTGATTGACATCTTTAATAGATTTTTGTATCTGGATATTATAAACTTTTGGCATCAACCAATTGCAAGAAACTATTGTGCAATGGCAAAACCATCTCTGCGTGTGAAGAGAATCAGGCTAATGGGCACATtgattatttttctttgattaACTTTCCGTTACCTAATCTAAAACTGCCAACACTTGCAGGAATATCTCTGCAAGGATGATAAGGAATACATAGggggaaaagtggagagaaAGGAAGCCATATCTTCTATGTTTTGCATCTTTATGTATTCTTGATCAGATTCCATAACCACAGGAACCTGCAATGTATCAGGTGCTGCATTTAACTAAGCTTCCAGGCTTTGCCTCCTTTCATGCTGAACTTCTTAAGCCTCCCAAAGAACATCACGATAATTAGTATGAGTTTGCCAGAGTCACTCCACCTCCCGGCGAAACCAGTCCATCTATCTGTACAGAGTTGGTCAGGATTGATCTGTCTGCTGCAGCTGTAGCCCATTGAAAACCCCACATTTCCATAAGCACTGCAAAACGTAGCTAAAACATGTCAGATTCAAGGCAGCAAATGTACCAAAAGATAGGGAATGGAAATGTGTTTCTTTCAGTCTGTATTCTTGTCAGGCATGTACATTTCCTTAGACATTTTGCAAACATTTACCACATAATCACAACTTGATGTTCTTATATCACATATATTGTCGATTTGTTCTGTATGCATGAGAATTTATTTTTCTGTTAACAACTAGGAGTAACTAATTACCTAACGACTTCAACGATAATGCTGAGCACATTGAAGTTGAGGGGATCTTCTTTGAGCTTTCTCCTCTCAGTGATGCAGATGGCGATGACAAAGATTGTCAGGTAGGAGAGTTGTGATAAAACTGTGCTCTTGAGAAACCTGATTCCCTGGCTCTCCGTGGAATGATCCCTTGTGGTTGAATTCTCTTCAAATGGAAACCATGTTGTGTATGGAGGTAGATACCTGGAAGCAATAACGAGCAGAATTTGAGGCAAGAACGACTGAAAAAATTGTACTTCCTATTTAGTATTTGCATTTCTACTCAAAGTTCCAGTACATGACTGCTTTACTGCAACGAAAATGCAGGTGTGTGCATGCAATTTTGTACTAAGGTGGACCAGAAGCCACTGCATCATGTAACATATCTTCTGTTTTCTGTTTGGAAGCCAAAACTAGATAACAGTTCAGTAACTCTGCTCGATGGACACTCTGGTGCTTTGATTTATCCTCAGTGGCTGAACTGAAATTGATTCACGGCCTGTTTTTGGTTTGCAGAAAGCCAGAAACCAAGCTGATAATTGGGAATGGACATCAGAGAACAATATGGGAATGGCTTAGTAACTACTGGGGCtactacaaatgctggtcagtGGGTAAACTTCAGTGCTAACTATAATTAACAGGAGATAATTGGGAACAGATCATTATGCTTTGCAAAGGTCAACTTAGATGCAAGGTGTGGTCTCTACTTGACTGCCTAACTAGATATTCCTCCGCATCAAATAGCCCGCTTTCGATCAAATTAGTGCTACTGATCGTAGTGCTTGTCATCAGATTCATAAAATCGGTGTAACCGCACTCATCAACTCATCAATTTTGTCATCCATGAAAGGTAGTCTTCTCGCCACCTGGGTATACTTGGGAGCTGGACGCGGAGAGCATATTCTCGGCAAGTTGATGAAGGCGCCAAGGCGGCATGTGATACACGGGTCTATGTTTTGAATAGGAGAGGCTTGGAATATCATGGCCACCTTCATCTTCATGTTGTGATCTGGAAGGTTGAAATTTGAATACTGACTTGTGGTTACATGGAGCTAACTGGCTGCGATCCATTTGTGGTCCAATATTGGGTGCTTGGAATGAGTTATTTTGCTCCATTATTTGGCAGCGAGGTCAAGACAAGGACCGTGCCCGTGAATTGACAACGGCACGTACGAGGCTAAGACGGAAAC
This portion of the Setaria viridis chromosome 7, Setaria_viridis_v4.0, whole genome shotgun sequence genome encodes:
- the LOC140223303 gene encoding uncharacterized mitochondrial protein AtMg00810-like; this translates as MAEELAALERTGTWELVPLPPRIRPITCKWVYRVKTRSDGSLERLFVLYLLLLLFVSGRSLSLISQLDVKNAFLNGELREDVYMQPPPGYSVPEGMVCHLRRSLYGLKQAPRAWFECFSYVVTVVGFSASDHDPALFIHSSSRGRTLLLLYVDDMIIIGDDSQFIAFVKARLCEQFLMSNLGPLRYFLGIEVSFSSDGFFLSREKYIHDLLARASLTDERTVDTPMELNLQLCPTDGEPLADPTRYRHLVGSLVYLGVTLLDISHAVHILSQFVSTPTHIHYSHLHRALRYLRVTSSHRLFFPRSNSLQLRAYSDATWASDPSARRSLSAYCVFLSGSLIAWKTKKQTAVSRSSAEAELRAMALLTTELS